Proteins encoded in a region of the Mycolicibacterium neoaurum genome:
- a CDS encoding GntR family transcriptional regulator, translating to MEETVGGAVAEDVRRRILSMLSSGALRPGSRLGTEREMAERFGVSRATLRSALLPLSQAGVLERRTGRAGGTFVRADIVRRHAAEQAGLPALLHSGGHSSYTKVLATDSRPATDAESVALEIPDGEPVVVIRRLRYADGVPLSVDQSCFVAAHAVDLLEQPLGGSLYELFRTRYGLAPASTTETIEVVSASPREAQCLDIGSRKPLLAITRVTRATSGVPFEYAYDLFRADRVRLTATSSTGLTLACAAAVPDPA from the coding sequence GTGGAGGAAACCGTGGGGGGAGCGGTCGCCGAGGATGTGCGCCGCCGAATTCTGTCCATGCTGTCCAGCGGCGCGCTGCGCCCTGGTTCGCGGCTGGGCACCGAGCGTGAGATGGCCGAGCGATTCGGCGTCTCCCGCGCGACGCTGCGCAGCGCGCTGCTTCCGCTGAGCCAGGCCGGTGTCCTGGAACGGCGCACCGGTCGGGCCGGCGGAACCTTCGTGCGTGCCGATATCGTCCGACGACATGCGGCCGAGCAGGCCGGTCTGCCCGCGCTGCTGCACAGCGGCGGGCACAGCAGCTACACCAAGGTGCTGGCGACCGACAGCAGACCTGCGACCGACGCCGAGTCCGTCGCACTGGAGATCCCCGACGGCGAACCGGTCGTCGTCATCCGTAGACTGCGTTACGCCGACGGGGTGCCGCTGTCGGTGGATCAGTCCTGTTTCGTCGCCGCGCACGCCGTGGATCTGCTGGAGCAACCCTTGGGCGGCTCGCTCTACGAGCTGTTCCGGACCCGTTATGGCTTGGCACCGGCCAGCACCACCGAGACCATCGAGGTCGTCAGCGCCAGCCCCCGCGAGGCGCAGTGCCTCGATATCGGAAGCCGCAAACCACTGTTGGCCATCACCCGGGTGACAAGGGCCACCTCGGGCGTGCCGTTCGAGTACGCCTACGACCTGTTCCGTGCCGACCGGGTGCGCCTGACCGCGACCAGCAGCACCGGGCTCACGCTAGCTTGCGCAGCCGCGGTTCCAGATCCCGCTTGA
- the fabG gene encoding 3-oxoacyl-ACP reductase FabG — translation MFDLQSRSVLVTGGSKGIGRGIASVFAKAGANVAIGARTAAGLDEAVAALDGLGAGKVLGVRVDVSDRQSCTEMAAAAVDAFGGLDVLCANAGIFPDAPLATMTEEQLTEIMGVNVHGTFYAVQACLDALTASGAGRIILTSSITGPITGYPGWSHYGATKAAQLGFMRTAAIELAPKGITVNAILPGNILTEGLLDNGEEYLASMARSIPAGALGTPEDIGHLAAFLATREAAYITGQAIAVDGGQVLPESLDAIAT, via the coding sequence ATGTTCGACCTGCAGTCCCGCTCGGTGTTGGTCACCGGCGGCAGCAAGGGAATCGGGCGCGGAATCGCGTCGGTGTTCGCCAAGGCCGGTGCCAATGTGGCGATCGGAGCGCGCACGGCGGCCGGCTTGGACGAGGCCGTCGCGGCGTTGGACGGGCTCGGCGCGGGCAAAGTGCTCGGGGTACGCGTCGATGTCAGCGACCGGCAATCGTGTACCGAGATGGCCGCGGCCGCGGTCGATGCGTTCGGTGGCCTGGATGTCTTGTGCGCCAACGCCGGAATCTTCCCGGACGCCCCACTGGCCACCATGACCGAAGAACAGCTCACCGAGATCATGGGGGTCAACGTCCACGGCACGTTCTACGCCGTGCAGGCCTGCCTGGATGCGCTGACCGCCTCGGGCGCGGGCCGGATCATCCTCACCTCTTCGATCACCGGACCCATCACCGGTTACCCGGGCTGGTCGCACTACGGTGCGACCAAGGCCGCCCAGCTGGGCTTCATGCGGACCGCCGCAATCGAATTGGCGCCCAAGGGGATCACCGTCAACGCGATCCTGCCCGGCAACATCCTCACCGAAGGGCTGCTCGACAACGGCGAGGAGTATCTGGCGAGCATGGCGCGATCCATCCCGGCCGGCGCGCTCGGCACCCCGGAGGACATCGGACATCTCGCCGCGTTCCTGGCCACCAGGGAAGCGGCCTACATCACCGGGCAGGCCATCGCCGTCGACGGGGGGCAGGTGCTCCCCGAATCGTTGGACGCGATCGCCACCTGA
- a CDS encoding phosphotransferase enzyme family protein, with protein sequence MPGLPADHEHFARAALPAYGRAPDTALRLLSLSENATYLVCDDDPIVLRVHRPGYHCVHGIRSELAWMAALRRDTAVQTPELVCSTAGEDVVTASVGDRELHVDAVSLISGCTAEEVPHAVGFAQLGELTAIMHEHVRSWATPPDFTRFRWDLDDILGPGARWGDWRAAPGLSEQDRTGIQRAVHQITQILAEYGTGADRFGLIHADLRLSNLMVDPAAPSAGITVIDFDDAGWGWNLADLGAVVSWIEDTPEAERIITEWLRGYTKVRTLADEHLALIPTFVMLRRIQLTAWIASHADADAAIAIGPGYALGTARLAERYLFDHSWLR encoded by the coding sequence ATGCCGGGATTGCCTGCCGACCATGAGCACTTCGCCAGGGCGGCGCTACCCGCCTACGGCCGCGCCCCCGACACCGCGCTGCGCCTACTGAGCCTGTCCGAGAACGCCACCTACCTGGTGTGTGACGACGACCCGATCGTGCTGCGCGTGCACCGGCCCGGCTACCACTGCGTGCACGGCATCCGCTCCGAGCTGGCCTGGATGGCCGCGCTACGTCGCGACACCGCGGTGCAGACTCCCGAGCTGGTGTGCTCGACCGCCGGGGAGGATGTCGTCACCGCATCGGTCGGCGACCGGGAACTGCATGTCGACGCCGTATCGCTGATCTCGGGGTGCACCGCGGAAGAGGTCCCGCATGCGGTCGGCTTCGCCCAGCTCGGTGAACTGACCGCCATCATGCACGAGCACGTGCGCAGCTGGGCGACCCCGCCCGATTTCACCCGGTTCCGCTGGGACCTCGACGATATCCTCGGCCCCGGAGCACGCTGGGGCGACTGGCGCGCAGCCCCGGGCCTGTCCGAGCAGGACCGGACGGGTATTCAGCGAGCGGTCCACCAGATCACCCAAATTCTTGCCGAATACGGCACCGGCGCAGACAGATTCGGGCTCATCCATGCCGACCTGCGATTGTCCAACCTGATGGTCGACCCGGCAGCGCCATCGGCGGGTATCACCGTCATCGACTTCGACGATGCCGGCTGGGGCTGGAACCTTGCCGACCTCGGCGCGGTCGTCTCCTGGATCGAGGACACCCCGGAAGCCGAACGCATCATCACCGAATGGCTGCGCGGTTATACGAAGGTGCGCACGCTCGCCGACGAACACCTGGCACTCATCCCGACATTCGTGATGCTGCGACGCATCCAGCTCACCGCCTGGATCGCCTCGCATGCCGATGCCGATGCCGCGATCGCGATCGGCCCCGGCTATGCACTCGGTACCGCCCGGCTCGCCGAGCGCTACCTGTTCGACCACAGCTGGTTACGGTGA
- a CDS encoding APC family permease, producing MSETIQRLKPNAVGLVGVLFMAVATAAPITAMVGNVPIAVGFGNGAYAPAGYFVATIVLTLFAIGYAAMSKHITATGAFYGYISHGLGRIVGLGAGFLTALAYMVFEASLIGIFSFFGTDLFSSLFGVDVPWLVFALVMLAVNALLTYFDINLAAKVLGVFLVTEIVMLAAMALSVLFTGGGPQGWSWGSLNPLNGFQSLSGVVEGADGSTMAVVGSAGVGLFFAFWSWVGFESSAMYGEESRNPKKIIPIAVVSSVIGIGAFYVIVSWLAIVGTGPENAIALAQDSATAGNIFFNPVHDNLGQWAVDLFKILLMTGSFACGMAFHNCAARYLYALGREDVIPGMRKTLGATHRVHGSPHIAGFVQTGFAFLVVLFFDLTHRDPYTGLYGLMALLGTTAIMIVQALAAFSVISYFHVHKRHPETANWFTTFLAPLLGGLGMVYVVYLLAKNASFAAGAAATDWIFAAIPWVVGIVGIGGVLLALFLKYKDPQRYAELGRTVLEEAHER from the coding sequence ATGAGTGAGACTATCCAGCGACTCAAGCCGAATGCGGTCGGCTTGGTCGGTGTGCTGTTCATGGCGGTCGCCACGGCAGCCCCCATCACCGCCATGGTCGGCAACGTGCCGATCGCGGTCGGCTTCGGCAACGGCGCCTACGCGCCCGCCGGCTATTTCGTCGCCACCATCGTCTTGACCCTGTTCGCCATCGGCTATGCCGCGATGAGCAAACACATCACCGCCACCGGAGCGTTCTACGGCTACATCTCGCACGGCCTCGGGCGCATCGTCGGCCTCGGCGCGGGTTTCTTGACCGCGCTGGCCTACATGGTGTTCGAGGCGTCGCTGATCGGTATCTTCAGCTTCTTCGGCACCGACCTGTTCTCCTCGCTGTTCGGAGTGGACGTGCCCTGGCTGGTGTTCGCGCTGGTGATGCTCGCGGTCAACGCGTTGCTCACCTATTTCGACATCAACCTGGCGGCCAAGGTGCTCGGTGTCTTCCTGGTGACCGAGATCGTGATGCTGGCCGCGATGGCGCTGTCGGTGCTGTTCACCGGCGGCGGACCGCAGGGATGGTCGTGGGGATCGTTGAACCCGCTCAACGGTTTCCAGAGTCTGTCCGGTGTCGTGGAGGGCGCCGACGGGTCCACCATGGCCGTCGTCGGATCCGCCGGCGTCGGTCTGTTCTTCGCGTTCTGGTCCTGGGTCGGCTTCGAGTCCAGCGCCATGTACGGCGAGGAATCGCGAAATCCCAAGAAGATCATCCCGATTGCGGTCGTGAGCTCGGTGATCGGCATCGGTGCGTTCTACGTGATCGTGTCCTGGCTCGCGATCGTGGGCACCGGTCCGGAGAATGCCATTGCACTGGCACAGGATTCGGCCACCGCGGGCAACATATTCTTCAACCCTGTGCACGACAACCTCGGGCAGTGGGCGGTCGACCTCTTCAAGATCCTGCTGATGACCGGATCGTTCGCCTGCGGTATGGCATTCCACAACTGCGCCGCACGCTACCTCTACGCCCTCGGTCGTGAGGATGTCATCCCCGGGATGCGCAAGACGCTCGGAGCCACCCACCGCGTCCACGGTTCGCCTCATATCGCCGGTTTCGTGCAGACCGGCTTCGCGTTCCTGGTTGTGCTCTTCTTCGACCTCACCCATCGCGACCCTTACACCGGTCTGTACGGCCTGATGGCCCTGCTGGGTACCACGGCCATCATGATCGTCCAGGCGCTGGCGGCCTTTTCGGTGATCTCGTACTTCCATGTGCACAAACGGCATCCGGAGACGGCCAACTGGTTCACCACCTTCCTGGCCCCACTGCTCGGTGGACTCGGGATGGTGTACGTGGTCTACCTGCTGGCCAAGAACGCGTCGTTCGCGGCGGGCGCGGCGGCCACCGACTGGATCTTCGCGGCCATCCCATGGGTGGTCGGTATCGTGGGCATCGGCGGAGTGCTGCTGGCGCTCTTCCTCAAGTACAAGGATCCACAGCGCTATGCCGAACTGGGCCGTACGGTGTTGGAAGAAGCCCACGAACGCTGA
- a CDS encoding aspartate aminotransferase family protein has translation MSFSNIMDSNSYRGGHLGDPLIAARARVLGPAYRLFYDNPVHLVRGHGTRLYDAEGNCYLDAYNNVASVGHCHPHVIDSVTRQLSTLNTHTRYLHEGIVDYSQRLLATFPDTGVADSYQVMYACTGSEVNDLALRVAAAYTGARGVIVTTEAYHGNTEAVTAISPSLGGISSLGAHVRAVDPDLTGVAAAIADLQASGYGVSALIVDTIFSSDGIYPDPAVLGPAVELVRAAGGVLIADEVQPGFGRTGAGMWGFDRHDVVPDLVTMGKPMANGMPVAAMAARGEVLAPFAESVPYFNTFGGNPVSMAAASAVLDVIEDEKLIANAATVGETLYSAVAALADPRITAVRGAGLYVGVELVDRETARRVVNGMRERRVLISVCGAGGNVLKIRPPMVFSPADVDWLVAELEQVLASLAE, from the coding sequence ATGTCTTTCTCCAACATCATGGACTCGAACAGCTATCGGGGCGGTCACCTCGGTGACCCCCTGATAGCTGCCCGGGCCCGGGTGCTCGGCCCCGCCTACCGGCTGTTCTACGACAACCCGGTGCACCTGGTCCGGGGTCACGGCACCCGCCTCTATGACGCCGAGGGCAACTGCTATCTGGACGCCTACAACAACGTGGCCAGTGTCGGTCATTGTCATCCGCACGTGATCGATTCCGTGACAAGGCAATTGAGCACACTGAATACCCACACGCGGTATTTGCACGAAGGTATCGTCGATTACTCGCAACGGTTGCTGGCGACGTTTCCCGACACCGGGGTCGCCGATTCCTATCAGGTGATGTACGCCTGCACCGGATCCGAGGTCAATGATCTGGCGTTGCGGGTCGCCGCCGCGTACACCGGAGCGCGCGGGGTGATCGTCACCACAGAGGCGTATCACGGAAACACCGAGGCGGTGACCGCCATTTCGCCGTCACTGGGTGGTATCTCTTCACTGGGCGCCCATGTGCGTGCCGTCGATCCGGACCTCACCGGTGTGGCCGCGGCCATCGCCGACCTGCAGGCGTCCGGATACGGAGTGAGTGCGCTGATCGTGGACACCATCTTCTCTTCCGACGGGATCTACCCCGATCCCGCCGTGCTGGGGCCTGCGGTCGAGTTGGTGCGTGCCGCCGGTGGAGTGCTGATCGCCGACGAGGTGCAACCCGGGTTCGGACGCACCGGTGCCGGTATGTGGGGATTCGATCGGCACGACGTCGTGCCGGATCTGGTCACCATGGGTAAGCCGATGGCCAACGGCATGCCGGTGGCCGCGATGGCGGCCCGCGGTGAGGTGCTCGCACCGTTCGCCGAGAGCGTGCCGTATTTCAACACCTTCGGTGGTAATCCGGTGTCCATGGCGGCCGCATCGGCGGTGCTCGACGTCATCGAGGACGAGAAGCTGATCGCCAACGCCGCCACGGTCGGTGAGACCCTGTACTCGGCGGTCGCCGCGCTGGCGGATCCGCGGATAACCGCGGTACGCGGTGCCGGGTTGTATGTGGGCGTCGAGTTGGTGGACCGGGAGACCGCACGCCGGGTGGTCAACGGTATGCGCGAGCGGCGCGTGCTCATCTCGGTCTGCGGCGCGGGCGGAAACGTCCTCAAGATCCGGCCGCCGATGGTGTTCTCGCCCGCCGACGTGGACTGGCTCGTTGCCGAACTCGAGCAGGTGCTGGCAAGCTTGGCGGAGTGA
- the pta gene encoding phosphate acetyltransferase, producing the protein MTAPAASAIYIASPEGDTGKSTIALGILHRLAATVARVAVFRPITRQGDRDYILELLLAHTTAGLSYEECVGVGYQQIHEDPDAAIADIVERFHAVAERADAVVVVGSDYTDVATPSELSMNARIAVNLGAAVVLAVKAQDRTPAEVAQVVELCLAELAAQHAHTAAVVANRCDPAQLVAVAEALNAVEPKSYVLPEEPLLVAPSVAELCESVHGRLTGGDEELLGREAMGVLVAGMTAEHVLERLRDGMAVITPGDRSDVVMAVMGAHAAAGFPSLSCVVLNGGLALHPEVARLVDGLGSRLPIISTDLGTYDTARAVAYTRGRVTVNTQRKIDTALSLMEEHVDTADLIARLSIPIPSVVTPQMFTYQLIDQARADTRRIVLPEGDDDRILRAAGRLLAHRVAELTILGDEAAVRARAAELGVDISAATVLDPKTSALCDQFADQYAEMRKHKGVTVDQARETIHDVSYFGTMLVHNDMVDGMVSGARHTTAHTVRPAFEIIKTLPGVSTVSSIFLMCLEDRVLAYGDCAIVPDPTAEQLADIAVSSARTAAQFGIDPRVAMLSYSTGTSGTGADVDKVRAATELVRGREPELLVEGPIQYDAAVDPATAATKMPDSEVAGRATVLIFPDLNTGNNTYKAVQRSAGAIAIGPVLQGLNKPVNDLSRGALVEDIVNTVAITAIQAAHR; encoded by the coding sequence GTGACCGCGCCCGCTGCTTCGGCCATCTATATCGCCTCTCCGGAGGGCGACACCGGAAAATCGACGATCGCGCTGGGGATTCTGCACCGATTGGCTGCCACGGTGGCTCGTGTCGCGGTGTTCCGCCCCATCACCCGTCAGGGCGATCGCGACTACATCCTGGAGTTGCTGCTGGCGCACACCACGGCCGGGCTGAGCTATGAGGAGTGCGTCGGCGTCGGATATCAGCAGATCCATGAGGACCCGGATGCGGCGATCGCCGATATCGTCGAGCGATTCCACGCCGTCGCCGAGCGCGCCGACGCGGTGGTGGTCGTCGGAAGCGACTACACCGATGTCGCGACGCCCAGCGAACTGAGCATGAATGCCCGCATCGCGGTGAATCTCGGTGCGGCGGTGGTGCTCGCGGTCAAGGCACAGGATCGCACGCCCGCCGAGGTTGCCCAGGTGGTCGAGCTGTGTCTCGCTGAGCTGGCCGCCCAACATGCCCATACCGCTGCGGTGGTGGCCAACCGGTGCGATCCGGCGCAATTGGTCGCCGTGGCCGAGGCGCTCAACGCGGTGGAACCGAAGAGTTATGTACTGCCTGAGGAACCGCTGCTGGTCGCCCCGTCGGTGGCCGAACTGTGTGAATCTGTGCACGGACGGCTGACCGGAGGCGACGAGGAACTGCTGGGCCGCGAGGCGATGGGTGTCCTGGTCGCCGGGATGACCGCCGAGCATGTGCTGGAGCGATTGCGCGACGGGATGGCGGTGATCACCCCCGGCGATCGCTCGGATGTGGTGATGGCGGTGATGGGAGCACATGCGGCGGCCGGGTTTCCGTCGCTGTCCTGTGTGGTGCTCAACGGTGGTCTCGCGTTGCATCCCGAAGTGGCCAGGTTGGTCGACGGTCTCGGCTCGCGACTGCCCATCATCAGCACCGATCTGGGCACCTACGACACCGCGCGGGCGGTCGCCTACACCCGGGGTCGCGTCACGGTGAACACCCAGCGCAAGATCGACACCGCGCTGTCGCTGATGGAAGAGCACGTCGACACCGCCGATCTGATTGCGCGCTTGTCGATCCCGATTCCGAGCGTGGTCACACCGCAGATGTTCACCTACCAGCTGATCGATCAGGCCCGTGCCGATACCAGGCGGATCGTCCTGCCCGAAGGTGACGACGACCGGATCCTGCGGGCCGCGGGCCGGTTGCTGGCCCACCGGGTGGCCGAGCTGACCATTCTCGGCGACGAGGCCGCGGTGCGGGCCAGGGCGGCCGAGCTCGGCGTGGACATCTCGGCGGCCACGGTGCTCGACCCCAAGACAAGTGCCCTGTGTGACCAGTTCGCCGATCAATACGCCGAGATGCGCAAGCACAAGGGCGTGACGGTGGACCAGGCCCGTGAAACCATCCACGACGTGTCCTATTTCGGCACCATGCTGGTGCACAACGACATGGTCGACGGGATGGTCTCCGGTGCGCGGCACACCACTGCCCATACCGTGCGACCGGCATTCGAGATCATCAAGACCCTGCCCGGTGTGTCGACGGTGTCCAGCATCTTCCTGATGTGTCTCGAGGACCGGGTGCTCGCCTACGGTGACTGTGCCATCGTGCCGGACCCGACTGCCGAACAGCTGGCCGATATCGCCGTCTCCTCGGCGCGCACGGCGGCCCAGTTCGGTATCGACCCGAGGGTGGCGATGTTGTCGTATTCGACAGGAACCTCGGGTACGGGTGCCGATGTCGACAAGGTCCGTGCAGCAACCGAACTGGTGCGGGGACGCGAGCCAGAGCTGTTGGTCGAGGGGCCGATCCAGTACGACGCCGCCGTGGACCCGGCCACAGCGGCCACCAAGATGCCCGATTCGGAGGTGGCCGGCCGGGCCACTGTGCTGATCTTTCCGGATCTCAACACCGGCAACAACACCTACAAGGCCGTGCAACGCAGCGCCGGTGCCATCGCGATAGGTCCGGTTCTGCAGGGGCTGAACAAGCCGGTGAACGACCTGTCCCGGGGTGCGCTGGTCGAGGATATCGTCAACACCGTGGCGATCACCGCGATCCAGGCGGCACACCGGTGA
- a CDS encoding acetate kinase, with product MTARSVLVLNSGSSSVKYELVEPDSGVSLAQGIVERVVDYGEALKQVFAELPDLDGLVAVGHRVVHGGDRLYRPTLLDDDTIAIIEELAPLAPLHNPPALLGIAEARKVLPDLPHIAVFDTAFFHDLPAAAAEYAIDREIAERWRIRRYGFHGTSHRYVSEQAAEFLDRPVDDLNQIVLHLGNGASASAIRGGRAVDTSMGLTPMEGLVMGTRSGDLDPGIMFYLWRTAQMSVEDIETMLNRRSGVYGLGGEIDFRELHKCIDGGDEQARLAYDVYIHRLRKYIGGYLAVLGSTDVITFTAGVGENDAAVRRDALAGLKGLGIELDEDRNTAKSRDPRRISSDDSPVQVLVIPTNEELAIARSCLSVL from the coding sequence GTGACCGCCCGTTCGGTACTCGTCCTCAACAGCGGGTCATCATCGGTCAAATACGAACTGGTCGAGCCCGACTCGGGTGTCTCACTGGCACAGGGCATCGTCGAGCGGGTGGTGGACTACGGCGAGGCACTCAAGCAGGTGTTCGCCGAGCTGCCGGATCTGGACGGACTGGTTGCCGTCGGACATCGGGTGGTGCACGGCGGGGACAGACTGTACCGGCCCACCCTGCTCGACGATGACACCATCGCCATCATCGAAGAGCTGGCACCGCTTGCGCCGCTGCACAATCCGCCGGCTCTGCTCGGTATCGCCGAAGCGCGCAAGGTGCTGCCGGACCTACCGCATATCGCCGTGTTCGACACCGCGTTCTTCCACGATCTACCGGCCGCCGCGGCCGAGTACGCCATCGACCGCGAGATCGCCGAGCGATGGCGCATCCGTCGCTACGGCTTCCACGGCACATCGCATCGCTATGTCAGCGAACAGGCGGCCGAATTCCTGGACCGGCCGGTCGACGACCTGAATCAGATTGTCCTGCATCTGGGTAACGGAGCCTCGGCATCGGCGATCCGGGGCGGTCGGGCCGTGGACACCTCGATGGGCCTGACCCCGATGGAGGGTCTGGTGATGGGCACCCGTTCGGGCGATCTCGACCCGGGCATCATGTTCTACCTGTGGCGGACGGCGCAGATGAGCGTGGAGGACATCGAGACGATGCTCAACCGTCGCTCGGGCGTATACGGACTCGGCGGTGAGATCGACTTCCGGGAACTGCACAAATGCATCGACGGCGGGGACGAGCAGGCGCGGTTGGCCTATGACGTCTATATCCACCGGTTGCGCAAGTACATCGGCGGATATCTCGCGGTGTTGGGGAGCACCGATGTCATCACCTTCACCGCCGGAGTGGGGGAGAACGACGCCGCGGTGCGCCGTGACGCCCTGGCCGGGCTGAAAGGGCTGGGGATCGAACTCGACGAGGATCGCAACACCGCGAAAAGCCGCGATCCGCGGCGCATCTCGTCCGATGATTCGCCGGTGCAGGTGCTGGTCATCCCGACGAACGAGGAGCTTGCGATCGCGCGGTCCTGTCTCTCGGTGTTGTGA
- a CDS encoding helix-turn-helix domain-containing protein → MNEDIGHALRRARLDRGLPLREVASAVGISTSLLSQVENGKSQPSVRTLFALASTLSVSLDDLVDNGYATDEPAPSQHTVREGSDDAAGIQRSADNPVIEMEHGVRWEQLAGHAENGLQSLHVTYAAKASSSPEGRSMVHHGHEFVYMLSGTLRLKLEFGEHELHAGDSLCFNSMRPHRYYNPTDTPAVGIWLMFDPESADGVAPRAGRGGPHGTSWDTVQNPTPPA, encoded by the coding sequence GTGAACGAAGACATTGGCCACGCGCTTCGACGCGCCCGGTTGGACCGCGGCCTTCCGCTACGGGAAGTTGCTTCCGCAGTGGGTATTTCGACCAGCCTGCTGTCGCAGGTAGAGAACGGCAAAAGCCAGCCGTCGGTACGCACGCTGTTCGCGCTGGCATCCACGCTGTCGGTCTCGTTGGACGACCTGGTCGACAATGGTTATGCGACAGACGAGCCGGCGCCGTCCCAACACACCGTGCGCGAGGGTTCCGATGATGCGGCGGGTATCCAGCGTTCGGCGGACAATCCCGTCATCGAGATGGAGCACGGTGTCCGGTGGGAACAACTGGCGGGTCACGCCGAGAACGGTCTGCAGTCGCTCCACGTCACCTATGCGGCGAAGGCGTCGAGCTCACCTGAAGGTCGCTCGATGGTGCACCACGGTCATGAGTTCGTCTACATGTTGTCCGGCACCCTGCGCCTGAAATTGGAGTTCGGCGAGCACGAGCTGCACGCCGGCGACTCGCTGTGCTTCAACTCGATGCGCCCGCACCGTTATTACAACCCCACCGACACCCCCGCCGTCGGCATCTGGTTGATGTTCGATCCGGAGTCCGCGGACGGTGTGGCACCGCGTGCGGGCCGCGGCGGCCCGCACGGAACATCCTGGGATACCGTGCAGAACCCCACACCGCCGGCCTAG
- a CDS encoding nuclear transport factor 2 family protein — translation MALSTDDTAIRELEKARYAAVLNKDFEHFEALCHPELIYTHSNGDTDTLASYLAKVRSGFYVYHEIEHPIAFIRFVENLALVVGEMNAELTAAGVTKKLRNNCLAVWLRTGDAWRLLAYQPTPRVDG, via the coding sequence TTGGCCCTCAGTACCGATGACACCGCCATCCGCGAACTCGAAAAGGCGCGTTACGCGGCAGTTCTCAACAAGGACTTCGAGCACTTCGAGGCGTTGTGTCACCCAGAACTGATCTACACACACTCCAACGGGGACACCGACACCCTGGCCTCGTATCTGGCCAAGGTGCGGTCGGGGTTCTACGTCTATCACGAGATCGAGCATCCGATCGCGTTCATCCGTTTCGTGGAGAATCTGGCGCTCGTCGTCGGCGAGATGAACGCCGAACTGACTGCTGCCGGTGTCACGAAGAAGCTTCGAAACAATTGCCTGGCCGTATGGCTCCGAACCGGTGACGCGTGGCGCCTGCTCGCCTACCAACCGACACCACGGGTCGACGGATGA
- a CDS encoding maleylacetate reductase: MATSVEFCYDSPPGRVVFGAGMAATHIAREVASLGGRRVMLIAGPREADLADALTAGIEDRIALRFNDVRPHVPIEVADSAVALAHRRNIDLLLSIGGGSTTGTAKIVALSDGLPIVCVPTTYAGSEVTPVWGRTEAGVKRTGVSERVRPQVVVYDPDLVQTLPRDLTVVSALNAMAHCVEALWTPKANPITTMTALEGVRALATGLREADKDTAATQLLYGAYLAGTAFGVAGSGLHHKICHALGGGFDLPHAETHAVILPHVLAFNAIAASMAEQMCRLADALGATDPVEGMADLYACVRPPRSLADIGLTCSDLPEAVRLVTTKLPIPNPRPVDEQSIAAILTSAHGALD, translated from the coding sequence ATGGCCACCAGCGTGGAGTTCTGTTACGACTCACCGCCCGGACGAGTGGTGTTCGGCGCCGGGATGGCGGCGACGCATATCGCGCGCGAGGTGGCGAGCCTGGGCGGTCGCCGCGTGATGCTGATCGCGGGTCCCCGTGAAGCGGACCTCGCCGATGCGCTCACCGCCGGTATCGAGGACCGCATTGCGCTGCGGTTCAACGATGTGCGCCCGCACGTCCCGATCGAGGTGGCGGACAGCGCGGTTGCGCTTGCCCACCGTCGGAACATCGACCTGTTGCTGTCGATCGGAGGTGGTTCGACCACCGGCACGGCGAAGATCGTGGCACTGAGCGACGGCCTGCCCATCGTGTGCGTTCCCACCACATACGCCGGCTCGGAGGTGACGCCCGTGTGGGGCCGCACGGAGGCCGGTGTGAAACGGACCGGTGTATCCGAACGGGTACGGCCCCAGGTCGTGGTCTACGACCCTGACCTCGTGCAGACACTGCCCCGCGATCTGACCGTGGTGTCAGCCCTGAATGCCATGGCCCACTGTGTCGAGGCGCTCTGGACGCCGAAGGCCAACCCGATCACGACGATGACGGCACTCGAAGGCGTGCGAGCGCTGGCGACGGGCCTGCGAGAGGCTGACAAGGACACCGCCGCAACACAATTGTTGTACGGGGCCTACTTGGCCGGGACGGCGTTCGGAGTGGCGGGATCGGGTCTGCACCACAAGATCTGTCACGCGCTCGGTGGCGGATTCGATCTTCCGCATGCCGAGACCCACGCGGTGATATTGCCGCACGTGCTGGCATTCAACGCGATCGCGGCGTCGATGGCCGAACAGATGTGCCGACTGGCCGACGCACTCGGTGCCACCGATCCCGTCGAGGGCATGGCCGATCTCTACGCCTGCGTGCGGCCGCCACGCTCGCTCGCCGATATCGGGCTGACGTGCTCCGATCTGCCTGAGGCCGTGCGTCTGGTCACCACCAAACTGCCCATACCCAATCCGCGTCCTGTCGATGAGCAGTCGATCGCCGCCATCCTCACGTCCGCCCACGGGGCACTCGATTGA